AGGGTCATTGTATCCACCTCTGTATCTCCCACGCTGCAGTGTGCCAAGCAGGGCCTCTCAGTACCTCATACTTGCCCAAGAACAGGCAGAGGAGTTTCTGGCCTGCTAACACTAGTTTGCAGGAACAAAGGAATCCAGGTGCTCAGGCCAACAGTTAACGTTGCCCGTGTCTGGGGCCCTGTGCAGGGCAGTCATTGCTCTGCAGGAGGCAGCATTCCCTTGTCCTACTCCCACCATCCCAGTCCTTACAAGCACCTATCCTTCCTTCTACTGCCAGGCCTGCAGGGACAGTTCTATGCAGCAGCAGAAGCTTAATAGCCTCAACAGGCTCCAAAAAGGCTCAAGAAGCACAGCCTAATCCCCCTCCACAGAGGATACTCCAGGAGGGACAGGACTTGCCCCAGATTACACAGTTGTGTGTGGACCCACATCACAACACCATCGCAGGGCCCAATTCTCCTGCCAAGCCCACCCATTCATCTCCTGGAGACTTCACAGGACTTCAAGACCCCAAATGATGTCTGAATAAGAATTTATATATTAAGTGTGAGCTCTGTGGATTTTCCTTGGGATATGGGGACAAGGCTTTccttatcttcctttttctttcaaatctcaCCACAGGGcaccctgtcctctcccctcatCACCTCCCATGACCCTCCTCAACGAGAGCCCTGATCTAGACCCCAGGAGAAAAATCTAGGGTCCTATACTGATCATGATCAGAGCAGTGGTGTGGGGCCTTTACCTCCCACTACACCAGTCCAAAATCCTGGCTATACTTTAAAAACTGAGGGCCCACATCTGACCAGCACCCACCCGTGCCCACCCCTCACTGTACGGGGCACACCTTGGCAACCAGATTGCTGTGTCCCGGAGGCGGGTTCCACCCAGGCTGAAAATCTCCGTGATCTGGGGAAGAATTAACATCAGGGTCAACATGGCCAGTGGGGCTAACGCAAGGTCAGGGCAGGGTGAGGTGTCCCCCAGCACTGACCACGGGTgtgccagcccctcctgcctcctcctctggggccaATTCAGAGGCAGAGTCATCTTtgttctcctcctccttgtcctcctcagGGTCAGGTGGCTCTTGCTTCACAGGTGGCAGGCCTGGGTCTACTGCCTGGGAGAAGTGGGAAACGGGCAGCTGTCagaagggcagggctggcctgAAACTCTCTCTATCAGCCAACCTGTCACCGTGCTGACAATCCCACTGCTGTCACACTTGAGCCCAGAAAAACCATCTCTCTGCCTACAAATCTTCTGCATTCCTCAtagatttccatttttctgttagcTGGGCAGCAAAGCAGGCAAAACTAGTTGCCTGGGGAGGATGGGGCATCTGTCAGACAGGCGGGATAATTCTGTGAGAGGATGTAATCAGCACACGTAACTACTTTGCTCAAAGAACCATCATGGCTCACCATCAGTCTGCTCACAGACCACCCATCACAGACCCCCACCTTGCTGGGGCAGCCAGGCAGCAATACAGGAGAAGTCAGGATGGCTGTGCCCGGTGTCCAGTCTTCCAGGGCATCCGCCTTCTCTTGCTTCACCTGGGGTAAGGCCACAACCCAACTCAGGCCAGGGCACTGGGCCTCCTGTGTGAAGCAGGATTGCAGCAGACTTGGTCCCAGCTTCCCAGCACGAGGCTGGGCAGGGTTGGGAAGGGCAGGATAAGGTGGGACCCTCACCTGCAACAGAGCTTCTGTGGAAGCTGGGGCCGGGCCAGGCACCTGCACAGGACTGCTTGCACCCTCCCGTAAGAACACAAGGTCGGTGCCAGGTGGGGGCAGCACAAAACCactgcctgcttcctgcttcaCTGGAGTCTGGGCATGGTCTGGTCGGGCTGTGGGTGTGACCAAGGGAGGCTTCAAGGTTTGACCCAAACAGGGCCTTCGAGTAGAGCCAGGCCTCTTTCGACGAGGGTACGGCGGGGGCGGCCCTGCCCCATCCTCGGACTCTGCCCAGACACTTGGCAGGAGCCGCTTCTGTAAGGAGAAATGGGGTGTTATGGCCACCTGGTTCAATAACCAACCACACTACTCTGCCCTGATCAGTGTATGCCTGCTAATCACCCCCATCAGTACTAGTACAGAATCTGCTTATATACGAGCCCCCCCATCGTCAAGCCTGCTAGTCTCCTGTGGGCAATGCCAGTGCCACCCAGATTCCTCGCTTATCCCAGGACAATGTCTGCTAATTGCCTGCCAAACCCACGGCCCCACCCATTGCTCTGAAGCTGCAGGACCTATCTAGCCTGTCCCCACCCACCTACTAGGCCTGCCCACCCTTCCCAGGCACTGGGGGGGCCTGCCCTATTTGTCCCCACTACCTGACCCTTCCTGCTGCACCCACCATAGCAAACTGCAGGCACTGGCGCCAGCGACACTTCTGGCGCTTCTGGTTGCTGCCCCCAAATTTGGGCTTGTCACAGCAGAAGTCGCAATGGCCACAGTCCATGCGCCGCAGGCAAGCTGCACAGGCCCCACACTTGCGGTTCTGCCGGCGGTTTGTGTAAGGCTGCTGGGGAACAGAGAAAGGAGGTTGCTGTCACTAAGACAATTATAATGTTTCTCCTGTTACTTTTCCACTAGCCTGGCTGGAGGGAACTGGTTGCACACTAGTCTTAGCCTGACTCCCTACTAGTCACAATTCAGTGCCTTCTAGTCCAACACCAGGCACCATCACTGCACCAGATGGCCCTCGATACAAGGATCGTAGCTGCTCCAACACAGTATCCAAGACTGGGCACCAACACCATGTCCTGGACTCCTGCCTCCAGCAGGATTTTGCTGACCCTCTATTAGCTCCCATCACTGCGCCTGCAATGTCTGCTCATCTTATGTGAACTTCAGTCTGTGCCAGTTTTTCCTTTATTAGCTCCACCAGAGTGTTGGTTCATCTGACTGTCACTATCACTGCACCTGTTGATCCCATATTAATCCCTCCCCCATGGTCTGCTTATTGCACACTACTACCCATCACTGTGCCTTACTATTCCCCTATTAGGCACACTGCAGCATCTGCTTCTTTGGTGTTAAACCAAATGCCCTGGGAGAGTCTAGGCTTGTCCAGGTAGGGTGAGACCACTCACTAGCTCATCCTCGACTACACGATAATAGATGAATTCGGCAGGTGGTGAAGGGGGGCTCTGGGGTGCTGCAGAGGCAAATGGGTGGGGTCAGGGCAGGTGGGTGAGGTTATGGTTGTGCCTTCCCCCTGCCCACCAGGGCCTCACCGGCTCTGGAGACTCTGGAGGCTGTGACGGGGGAGGTGGAGGCGGTGGCTGGGCTCGGGGGCGCCGCCGGGGAGCCACCTTAGCGTCGCAGCCTCCCCTGCGGCGGCCATGTTTACCCTGGGAAAAAGCCAGAAGGATACTTTAGACTTGATGGCACAAGGCAGACAAAgaaccacctcccaccccctagGAGTGCAGAAAGCATGCGTGTAGGACAGGCAGGCAGAGTGTGGGGTGGGGCACTCACAGCAGGGGGAGCCACAGCTAGGGGAGGGCGTCGTTGACATCGCTGATGGTGACGACGGAGACGGTGGGCAAGGTGCTGGCAGACAGGGACAGGTAGTTGGGGCCAGGGCGGTGAGCATGGGGTTGGGGAGAAAAGAAGACATGAGGTGGGCAAGGCCAAGTTGGaagaaagcagcagcagcagctttaaTAGCAGAATgagctctgccccagccctgaccccaccagCGCTGGCCCCTCCAGCCTGACTCACCCGCAGGCAACGCCGCTGGACGCACCTCCACTGGCGCCTGAGACCGGGGCGGGGAGGGCGAAGGCAGACTCGACAACGGCCACAGTCCTCTCGGGTCTGACAGCCCCGGCATACTCCACACCCTCGGCTCTGCAGGGGGGCCGGAGGTGTGATGTATGGGGCCAGGGCTacggggccagggctggggtgagcTTGGGCCCACCCCACCTGCTCGACTCACCCTTTCCACAATCCGGAGGCACCGTCTTCGCTCACACTTGCAGAAGAGCCCCGAGGCCACATCATGGGGCAACTGCAGAAGGCAGGTGGAGCAGGCCCCACAGTCTTCCGTTACCTGGCAGGCCGCACACTCCCCGCAGCCCACACGCTGCCAGGAATGGGTGGGGCAAGGTCACAGGTCCAGGCAGAGTGGCTCCAGGAGCACTGCCCCTCACGTTTCTGCTGACCCCACATTAGGCCCTATCACTATGTCTACTAGTCTCCCATCTGCCTCATCACTGTCTGATAATTACTGATGAGCCACCATCATTGAGGCCATAACAATGTTTACTGTTCCCCTGTTAACCTCATCACTGTGTCTACTGACAGCCCATTAACTCCCATTACTGTTGGCTGGCTACAGCCAGCTCTCTACAAAATGACTGACACCCTGTGGATCCAACACCGTTCCTTCAGACCCTCAACAGCCCCCATCACATCACTGCACACTTGTCAGGAGGAGGCAGGTCATGCTTACCTTAAACTTCCTCTGCTCCCGGTTAAAAGCAATTCTCTGTGctgcagggaggaagaaaggagaagagaaatatAAAGGGAGCATCAGATATCTAACCTcaccactgcctctgccctgacATCTACCATTCAACCTCCAGCCAGACACCTGCCTCCTAGCCTGCTCCAGCTCTACCTCCCAGTGCCCTAGGGGCAACTCACCTCGGCAGTCCTTGCACAATGTCTTGAGCCGCTGCCTTCGGGTACCATCCCCTGAGAAGCTGATTCCACAGTTCTCACAGCACCTGAGGTGGGAAACATGGATGTGGGGCCCTGAGTGCACCCCTAAGCACAACCCTCATAGACTTGGCTCACTTTAGGCCAACACTCACCCAGGTGCAGGAAGTGAAGCTGGGGCTGTGTCAGCATCAGCCTTGGTCTCATCCCCTGGGGCCTCCTTCCTGACCTCACTCTTCTGGGGTCCAACCTGACGTTTCCGAGCCTTGGCTGGCCTCGAAGCCTTCTTCCGCTTCCTGCTGGGGATGGCCACGGAATGAGAGGACTGGGCCTAGAGATGAGAGCAAGGGCAGGAAGAATGTAGGTCAGTGGTGGATGTTAGGTGGCTCAGCCACCCCTGCTTCGGTACCCCTCACTGTATAGTACCTTGGGTGCTGGATAGCACAGGATGCCTTGTTTGAAGTCAAAGAGGGTGAGGTCGCATGCAGGGCCCAGGTACCGGGTCAGCTCAACTTTGCTTCGGATCCTGTctcctgtggggctgggggtgggccaaCATGTAATGGTACATAGGTGGAGCCATTGCCACTCCACCCACACAACCCTCCCACTGGGCTGGCGAATAGGTCTGCAGAGCTGGTGGGATATAGGAGGCAGCCTGAGATCGGCCTATGAACCCTGAACAGGCCCTACTCCAACTAACCCTGAACAGCAGGAATATAAAAAGGGTATAAATACCAGCATGTATacaaacattaataaataatataaacataagTGGATATGCATGTATTTATAACAGGTGCTACTAGTGGTATTCTATGtaagtgaaaataaacacaaataggAACGCAAATGTATTAAATAACATGTAACTGTGTTAGCATTACATactaaatatgtaaacaaataatgaaaacttATATAAGAAACaagcaaatgttttaaatacagctggcccttgaacaacatgggtttgaactgcacgggtccacttatacacagatttttttcaacaaacacagtggaaaaatttttggagatttGTGACTATCTGAAAAACCTCGAACCACGTAgcctagaaatattgaaaaaattaagaaaaagttaggtatgtcatgaatggataaaatatatgtagatactagtctattttgtcatttactaaaataaaatatacataaatctatcacaaaaaactaaaacttatcaaaacttacacacacaaacacttaaAGACCATATGTGGCACCATTCACAGTCAAGAGAAACTAACAAATGTAAAGATGCGTATAACATCacaaatgcataaaattaactgCAGTACACAGCGTACCACTATAATAATCTCATAGGCACCCTCCGTTGCTATTGCAGTGAGTTCAAGTGTTGCGAGTATCTACTTAAAATGCCATGGAAGGCTAATCATCTCCAAGTGAGCAGTTTGTTTCTCTAGTAAATTGTACATCACAGTAGAAAGTGACCCCTTGTGGTTCCCACAtcattttcattgtgttttgtgCAATATCGTAAGCCTTGAATATAACACCATGGGACCCAAAGTGTAGCTAGTGGTGCTGGAAGTGCtcccaagaagcagagaaaagtaaTGACATTACAACAAAAAGTTGAATTGCTTGATATGTACCGTAGATTGAGGTCTGCAGCTGTGGTTGCCCGCCAATTCAAGATTAATGAATCCAGCGTAAGgactattataaaaaaagaaaaggaaattcatgaAGCTGTTGCTGCAGCTATGTCAGCAGGTGCGAAAACCTTGCACTTTTTGCAAAATATCTTTCTATCTCATACTGAAAATGCAGCTTTCATGTGGGTGCAGGATTGCTATAAGAAAGGCATACCTATAAATTCTAATATGATTTGAGAAAAAGTGAATTCATTATATGACaacttaaaagcaaaaggaaggtaAAGGCTCTAAAGCTGGAGAACTGAATGCCAGCAAAGGATGGTTTGATACTTTTAGAAAGAGGTTTGGCTTAAAAAAAGTCAACATAACAGGAGAAGTTGCTTGCCAACCAAGAGGCAGAAGACATTAAGAAAATCATCGAGGAGAAAGGATATTTCCCTGAAGAGGTTTTTAACATAGACAAAAGCGCCCTATTCtgaaacaataacaacaacaacaacaacaacaacaacaacaacaacaacaaaactgtcATAAAGGACATTTATCAGTAAGGAAGAGAAGTGAGCACAGAATTTAAGACAGGAAGGGGAAGGCTGACTCTCCTGTTTTGTGCAAATGCTGTCAGGTTTGGAATCAGGACTGCCCTTATTTATAATGTTGCTAACCCTTGAGCcttgaagggaaaagataaacacCAGCTGCCAGTCTTTTGGTTGTCCAAGAAGCCTGGTCAGTGGGAACCCTTTTTCTGGACTGGTTCCATCAATGCTTTGCCCCTGAAGTCAGGAGGTACCTTGCCAGCAAGGGACAGCTTTTATAGTTCTTTTGATATTGGACAGTGCCGCTGGCTACCCAGAACCCCATGAGTTTGACACCAAATGAGTCAAAATGGTCAACTTGCCCCCAAACACAACATCTCGAATTCAGCCTAAATCAGGGAGTCCTAAGAACCTGGAAGGCTCATTACAAATGGTACTCTATGGAAAGGACTGTCAACACTATGGACGAGAACCCTCATAGAGAGAACATCATCAAAGTCTGGAAAGACTGCCATTGAAGATGCCATCATTGTTATAGAAAAAGCCACGGAAGTCATCAAGCACCAAACAATAAATTCCTGCTGGATAAAACTGTCCAGATGTTATGCATGCTTTCTCAGAACTTAGGACCAAGGCAGTCAACAAAATCATGAAAGAGCCAGTAGAGATGACAacaaggtgggaagggatgaagggTTTCAAGATACAGATATTGTATTTAGGAGCCAATATATACCATACCAAAGAAAGTAACATAAGATGACTTGATGGAGATGAGTGCAGCCAAACCAGGGCCAGATgatgaggaagaagatgaaggagtgttcaaaaaaaaaaaaaaaaaaaaaagacataagacaATCTAGCAGAAGAGTTCCAATATGTAAGACTGCTTTGACTTCTTTTAAGACATGGACCCGTCTATGATATGGGCACTGAAACTAAAGCAAATGGTGGAAGAAAGATTAGAACTGTACAGAAACATTTTTGGAGAAATGAAAGCgcaaaaaaagtcagacagaaattACGATGTAGTTCTGTAAAGTTACACCAAATGTGCCATCCTCTATGCCTCTCTTTCTACCTCCTCCTTCTACTGCCTCTGCCACcaacctctcctcttcctcctcctcagtctACTCAACATGAAGACAACAAAGATGAAGACCTTTATGATGATCCACTTCCACTTAATGAATAGTGTATAATCACTGGGCCATACAGTTAATACTTATCTATTGCGTTTGTGTGTATCTTCGTGGGAAAATCCAACAAATGTATGACAAAGACTGTATGAGACGTTTTTGTGTCACCATCATCATTTCTCAAGTAGTCGTCATATCCAAGACTTGAAGTGGATAGACTATCCTCACACAGACATAAGGTGAgtgttatttaatataaaattaataatgtgttagttttcttagCTGATTTATAACTTTCAAAGAATATttcttgctttcaaagaattatatCACCGTACAGTATGCCTCTCTCTGGTAAATAGAAAAACTGCCTATCATCACaggtaagtgtttttttttaaatgtaacaatATTTCCAATATTATATTACGAATACGATTATAATACTAtatgccataaaaattttataacaattcattcattcattagtgtaTAGGTTAGGCTACCGTGAAATAATCTTATCAATTATAGCAGGCTACCATAAAGCAATCATATTGCTCCTTCTTCATTTCAATGCATGAACTgttatacctgtaaataaatgtcaatttttcatattatcttttcatttttaatgtctggTGTTAGCAATACGTATAATATCTACAATGTTTTGTATCATATAAGGTAATACTGATGTACTGACAGGCGATTCATCTTGTAAACGAAGTAAACTTACAGTACTGAAAAATACAGTACTGTAATGAACTTTTTATTCCTTATGACTTTTCTTAATAACACCTCCTCTAGCTTACCTTATTTTAAGAATACAGTACATAATACAtacaacatacaaaatatgtgttaatcaaCTGTTTATGTTATTGATAAGGCTTCCAGTCAACTGTAGGCTATGAGTGGTTAAGTTTTTAAGAAGTCAAAAGTTATATGGAAATTTTTGACTGCACATGGGATTGGCGGCtctaacccctgcattgttcaagggtcaactgtatacatataaataagtgtacatataaatatagatacaaataCATGTGTAAACAAAAATATGCAACTACATACAAAACAAAGTATAAGTAATTGGTGTTGGGAGATAATACTCCCCAAGTCTCATTTCTGCATGTCTTGCAAGAGCAGACTGACTATCCTTTGTTATGaactatcttttcaaggatgtgTGTACGGCATCAGCCTTGGAAGATAAGAGATAGGGTGTCCTTCCAGAGCAAAGGGAAGGCATCCTTGCTGCCATAATATTATAAAAGACTGGATACCTTAAGATCAGGGTTTCTTTCCTGCAACACAACCCACTGCACAGGCGGGTGCTAATTAGCCTTCTTCATGTCAGCCTGTGGGAATTGACATTCGAGGAACTGGCACAATAATGATGACATACTGGATACTGCTATTTCTGTAATAAACTATCTTtcatctctgacccaggagtctcataTCTCCTACCAGCATTCACAAAACTGTGACATACTCACTTATTAGCTTGCCCTAATTTAGGGTGAAATCATTGACCCTTTTCAGTCCTTGATAATTATACTTATAAATTGTTAATATGTGAGTAAGTGTACAACTAAACATTAATAAATGtaattgtatttataattttactataTTCCTCCAGGAAAACAGCAACTTACACACAAAAGAAGTTCAGAAAAAGTACAGAAAACTTAATAACTACATCACTAATATATTCCAAAAGACCTAAAATCCTTTAATGTAACTTgttttataaacatgtatgttcatgtacttATAGTCAGTTCTTATTATTCACCGTaattatgttctataaagtcactTTGAACACTGAATTAGTGAGTACAGAACCACTGCTCCTAGTGGAACTGCAGATTAAGTTCCTACAAGCCTCTGGTCACGTTTTTGTCAACTGATCAGTAtgtaaccttgttttatgtgcgtttctgtttaaagacaccctGCTTAATATATCCCTCTTACAAATAATTAACTGCATGGTCTCTGAATGATTTAAAGCCAGGAGCCTTGGAAGCCGTCTGTGTTATATACGTTCCTCTGTCAATGTCCATGTAAAACAAGCCAGTCTCATCAGCACTGAAAGTCTACTCTTCTGTATAACCCTTTTCCCATATAACACTTAGCAGGTGTTTCTTAAGTTCTTCTGCAGACTCTTATCTGCAGAACCTGCCTCGCTTGCAAATTTAACACTTTTCATGATGTATCACCTTCTGAAATGTGTGAGCCAGCCAACAGTAGCTGAGACAGGCTTAACATTTTCCTAACCCTAGGTAACAGGACTGTCAATGTTCTTTACTTTCAGTCTCAGAACGCTGTCCACTACACTCTGGTCATCATTTCATGGATCCATGAATTTAACCACTTTCCACCTTTTCCCTACCCTCATCACGTTCTATAGATGTTTCTTTAGCGCTTTCTGGAGCAGCCTCAAGTACTAATCGgcagatttcctcttctttttctagataTACTGCCTttttgattcattaacattgaactcacagccaacagcactgcAACTCATGCCTGAACAAAGCTTATTTAACATGAATTTTCACTTTACAGCACATCAGAGACTTGCATTTAGAACACTAGACAGTACTTCAACACTACACTTGGGGGCAActataaacagcaaaatcaccactaaaaactacaaaactgcagAAAACATGACACTAAGTAGACCTCAAAAAGGATACTTGTTTACAGTACAAGAGCTGAAATAAGAAAGCCTCATTCAACCTCAGGGCTGGGAACACATGCATTAGGAGACTTATTTTTTGCTGCTCTGGTACATATCCACGAATGACCGTGATAGCACAGTGATTATGACTTGGAGCTACAAACAAACTTTAGTGAGTAGgcacatttataaatatgaaCATTGTGAATAAAAAGAATCAACTGTATATGCATAACTTAACCCCACCCATGATTTTAACCACACCCCCTGATTTCACCCTGCCTAACCAGGCTCAGCCCTAATCCCTGACTGTGTCCACAACCACCCAGTACCTCTGGTAATAAGTGTCTGAGCGTCCACAGGTGGCACCTGACTTGCGAAAGACCTCACGGCGCTTCCAGccggggcccagggctgggcagtcCAGCCAGTCCTCAGCCATGGGGGCCACAGGAAGGAGCAGCGGCCTGCAACATGGAGGGAGCagtgggagaaactgaggctctaggAGGGGACATGTTGTGCCCCCAAGCCACACAAACCCGTGCTATCTATCAATGCTTGTTCAAGACCTAGGACCCGCCACAAGCAACCAGCcaatataaagaagagaaaacccccacccctactccatTCTTCCCTGTCCTGGGCCCAGGAGCTTATCATTCCACACCCTTCTTGACCTGGTAGCCCCATCCTCAACCCAAGGGCCCCTATCCTCAATGCATTCCTCACTCTCAGCGTCCTAATCCCCGattcctccccatcctcagccTGAGAAAGCTCATTCCTCCCATCCTCAGCCCAAGAGGTCCCTATACCACTCGTCCTCAGACCAAGGTCCCAGTACTCTACCTCAGCGTCCTGACCTTCCATTCATTCCCTTCCTTGACCCAGGAGTCACTAATTTCTCTCTTCCAGTCTTTAACACTCCCATTCCTTTCCTGTCTGCTGTCCTATTATCCTGCTACCTCAGTGTTATTGCCTCAAGTTTCTTCTGTCCTCTGCCAGAGAGCCTCCAACTCCTCCATATACTTGACCTTAACAGCCCCTCATTCCTTCTGCTCCTCAGCCTGAAAGCCTTCCCCATCTTATTTTCCCTCTGTCAGTGTTCCAAGCCAGAATTCGTTCCCaagcccccaaacctccctaTTCCTCTCTTCTGAAGCTAAAAAGTTCTCTTCAGCGTCCTCAACCTCCATTCCTCTCAGCGGCTTGAGAGAACCTGATTTCTCCCTTCAGCATTCTGAACCCCCCAGACCATTCCTCTTCGTTCTTGGCCCAGGATCATGCCATCCCTAACTGTCAGCGTTCTGACCACCTATTTCTCATTGTCCTCCATACGAGACCCCGGCCCCTCCCCTTTAGCATACCAATGCCCCATTTCTCCCTGTCATCAGCCTGAGAGCCCCTCATTTCTCCCCCTTAGCGTTCTGAACCCTCATTTCTCTCACCTTAACCTGAGAGGCCCCGATATCTCCCCTTAGCGTTCGGATCCTCCCCCATTCCTTTCCGTCCTCGTCCAAGATCCCGACATTTCCACCTGTCAGACTTCTGAGCCTCATTCCTCCCCGTTCTCTGCCTAAATCTCTCCATTACTCCCCTTCAATATTCCGACGCCGCCATTCCTCCCACTCATCGGCCTGAGGGCCCTTCATTGCTCTCCGTCAGCGTTCTGAGTCTCAGTTCTTCCCCATTCTCTGCCTGAGCGGTCTCCATTTCCAACCCCACAACTGTCTCACCAGCTCGGCTCCCGGCAGGTACCTTCCGCCGCTCTAGGTCCGCGGACCCATGGCGAGGGTCCCGCCTCTGACTCCCGCCTTGCCcagctcctcttcttcctcctccgcAGCGGCTTCCTCTGAAGCGGTAGCTGTCGCCTCCGCGGCGGTTCGTTGCT
This window of the Camelus ferus isolate YT-003-E chromosome 30, BCGSAC_Cfer_1.0, whole genome shotgun sequence genome carries:
- the MBD1 gene encoding methyl-CpG-binding domain protein 1 isoform X12, with amino-acid sequence MAEDWLDCPALGPGWKRREVFRKSGATCGRSDTYYQSPTGDRIRSKVELTRYLGPACDLTLFDFKQGILCYPAPKAQSSHSVAIPSRKRKKASRPAKARKRQVGPQKSEVRKEAPGDETKADADTAPASLPAPGCCENCGISFSGDGTRRQRLKTLCKDCRAQRIAFNREQRKFKLPHDVASGLFCKCERRRCLRIVERSRGCGVCRGCQTREDCGRCRVCLRPPRPGLRRQWRCVQRRCLRGKHGRRRGGCDAKVAPRRRPRAQPPPPPPPSQPPESPEPQPYTNRRQNRKCGACAACLRRMDCGHCDFCCDKPKFGGSNQKRQKCRWRQCLQFAMKRLLPSVWAESEDGAGPPPPYPRRKRPGSTRRPCLGQTLKPPLVTPTARPDHAQTPVKQEAGSGFVLPPPGTDLVFLREGASSPVQVPGPAPASTEALLQEAQCPGLSWVVALPQVKQEKADALEDWTPGTAILTSPVLLPGCPSKAVDPGLPPVKQEPPDPEEDKEEENKDDSASELAPEEEAGGAGTPVITEIFSLGGTRLRDTAIWLPSLQGRQSGREDGCKVWETKDTLAPTSTSWKPRGWPGTHVSLSPPPTSMMWVSCRRSWCPSSQS
- the MBD1 gene encoding methyl-CpG-binding domain protein 1 isoform X20, which encodes MAEDWLDCPALGPGWKRREVFRKSGATCGRSDTYYQSPTGDRIRSKVELTRYLGPACDLTLFDFKQGILCYPAPKAQSSHSVAIPSRKRKKASRPAKARKRQVGPQKSEVRKEAPGDETKADADTAPASLPAPGCCENCGISFSGDGTRRQRLKTLCKDCRAQRIAFNREQRKFKRVGCGECAACQVTEDCGACSTCLLQLPHDVASGLFCKCERRRCLRIVERSRGCGVCRGCQTREDCGRCRVCLRPPRPGLRRQWRCVQRRCLRGKHGRRRGGCDAKVAPRRRPRAQPPPPPPPSQPPESPEPQPYTNRRQNRKCGACAACLRRMDCGHCDFCCDKPKFGGSNQKRQKCRWRQCLQFAMKRLLPSVWAESEDGAGPPPPYPRRKRPGSTRRPCLGQTLKPPLVTPTARPDHAQTPVKQEAGSGFVLPPPGTDLVFLREGASSPVQVPGPAPASTEALLQAVDPGLPPVKQEPPDPEEDKEEENKDDSASELAPEEEAGGAGTPVITEIFSLGGTRLRDTAIWLPRSKDLKKPGARKQ
- the MBD1 gene encoding methyl-CpG-binding domain protein 1 isoform X23; its protein translation is MAEDWLDCPALGPGWKRREVFRKSGATCGRSDTYYQSPTGDRIRSKVELTRYLGPACDLTLFDFKQGILCYPAPKAQSSHSVAIPSRKRKKASRPAKARKRQVGPQKSEVRKEAPGDETKADADTAPASLPAPGCCENCGISFSGDGTRRQRLKTLCKDCRAQRIAFNREQRKFKRVGCGECAACQVTEDCGACSTCLLQLPHDVASGLFCKCERRRCLRIVERSRGCGVCRGCQTREDCGRCRVCLRPPRPGLRRQWRCVQRRCLRGKHGRRRGGCDAKVAPRRRPRAQPPPPPPPSQPPESPEPQPYTNRRQNRKCGACAACLRRMDCGHCDFCCDKPKFGGSNQKRQKCRWRQCLQFAMKRLLPSVWAESEDGAGPPPPYPRRKRPGSTRRPCLGQTLKPPLVTPTARPDHAQTPVKQEAGSGFVLPPPGTDLVFLREGASSPVQVPGPAPASTEALLQVKQEKADALEDWTPGTAILTSPVLLPGCPSKAVDPGLPPVKQEPPDPEEDKEEENKDDSASELAPEEEAGGAGTPVITEIFSLGGTRLRDTAIWLPRSKDLKKPGARKQ
- the MBD1 gene encoding methyl-CpG-binding domain protein 1 isoform X22, which gives rise to MAEDWLDCPALGPGWKRREVFRKSGATCGRSDTYYQSPTGDRIRSKVELTRYLGPACDLTLFDFKQGILCYPAPKAQSSHSVAIPSRKRKKASRPAKARKRQVGPQKSEVRKEAPGDETKADADTAPASLPAPGCCENCGISFSGDGTRRQRLKTLCKDCRAQRIAFNREQRKFKRVGCGECAACQVTEDCGACSTCLLQLPHDVASGLFCKCERRRCLRIVERSRGCGVCRGCQTREDCGRCRVCLRPPRPGLRRQWRCVQRRCLRGKHGRRRGGCDAKVAPRRRPRAQPPPPPPPSQPPESPEPQPYTNRRQNRKCGACAACLRRMDCGHCDFCCDKPKFGGSNQKRQKCRWRQCLQFAMKRLLPSVWAESEDGAGPPPPYPRRKRPGSTRRPCLGQTLKPPLVTPTARPDHAQTPVKQEAGSGFVLPPPGTDLVFLREGASSPVQVPGPAPASTEALLQEAQCPGLSWVVALPQVKQEKADALEDWTPGTAILTSPVLLPGCPSKAVDPGLPPVKQEPPDPEEDKEEENKDDSASELAPEEEAGGAGTPVITEIFSLGGTRLRDTAIWLPRSKDLKKPGARKQ
- the MBD1 gene encoding methyl-CpG-binding domain protein 1 isoform X9 → MAEDWLDCPALGPGWKRREVFRKSGATCGRSDTYYQSPTGDRIRSKVELTRYLGPACDLTLFDFKQGILCYPAPKAQSSHSVAIPSRKRKKASRPAKARKRQVGPQKSEVRKEAPGDETKADADTAPASLPAPGCCENCGISFSGDGTRRQRLKTLCKDCRAQRIAFNREQRKFKRVGCGECAACQVTEDCGACSTCLLQLPHDVASGLFCKCERRRCLRIVERSRGCGVCRGCQTREDCGRCRVCLRPPRPGLRRQWRCVQRRCLRHLAHRLRRHHQRCQRRPPLAVAPPAGKHGRRRGGCDAKVAPRRRPRAQPPPPPPPSQPPESPEPQPYTNRRQNRKCGACAACLRRMDCGHCDFCCDKPKFGGSNQKRQKCRWRQCLQFAMKRLLPSVWAESEDGAGPPPPYPRRKRPGSTRRPCLGQTLKPPLVTPTARPDHAQTPVKQEAGSGFVLPPPGTDLVFLREGASSPVQVPGPAPASTEALLQEAQCPGLSWVVALPQVKQEKADALEDWTPGTAILTSPVLLPGCPSKAVDPGLPPVKQEPPDPEEDKEEENKDDSASELAPEEEAGGAGTPVITEIFSLGGTRLRDTAIWLPRLRKLLAVNENEYIAELQFKEEAL